One window of Mus caroli chromosome 11, CAROLI_EIJ_v1.1, whole genome shotgun sequence genomic DNA carries:
- the Leap2 gene encoding liver-expressed antimicrobial peptide 2 encodes MRKADRCRSIKGNGNCSLAFRLQHHSFAKMLQLKLFAVLLTCLLLLGQVNSSPVPEVSAAKRSRRMTPFWRGVSLRPIGASCRDDSECITRLCRKRRCSLSVAQE; translated from the exons ATGAGAAAGGCAGATAGATGTCGGTCTATAAAAGGAAACGGGAACTGCTCCCTGGCTTTCAGGCTCCAACATCATTCTTTTGCCAAGATGCTACAGCTAAAACTCTTTGCAGTGCTCCTGACTTGTCTGCTGCTGCTGGGTCAG GTCAATAGTTCGCCAGTACCAGAAGTGAGTGCAGCAAAGAGGTCCCGGAGAATGACCCCATTTTGGAGAGGGGTTTCCCTCAGGCCCATTGGTGCCTCATGCCGGGATGACTCTGAGTGTATCACAAGACTATGCAG AAAAAGACGCTGTTCCCTAAGTGTGGCCCAGGAGTGA
- the Gdf9 gene encoding growth/differentiation factor 9 yields the protein MALPSNFLLGVCCFAWLCFLSSLSSQASTEESQTGASENLESEADPWSLLLPVDGTDRSGLLPPLFKVLSDRRGETPKLQPDSRALYYMKKLYKTYATKEGVPKPSRSHLYNTVRLFSPCAQQEQAPSNQVTGPLPMVDLLFNLDRVTAMEHLLKSVLLYTLNNSAASSSTVTCMCDLVVKEAMSSGKAPPRAPYSFTLKKHRWIEIDVTSLLQPLVTSSERSIHLSVNFTCTKDQVPEDGVFSMPLSVPPSLILYLNDTSTQAYHSWQSLQSTWRPLQHPGQASVAARPVKEEATEVERSPRRRRGQKAIRSEAKGPLLTASFNLSEYFKQFLFPQNECELHDFRLSFSQLKWDNWIVAPHRYNPRYCKGDCPRAVRHRYGSPVHTMVQNIIYEKLDPSVPRPSCVPGKYSPLSVLTIEPDGSIAYKEYEDMIATRCTCR from the exons ATGGCACTTCCCAGCAACTTCCTGTTGGGGGTTTGCTGCTTTGCCTGGCTGTGTTTTCTTAGTAGCCTTAGCTCTCAGGCTTCTACTGAAGAATCCCAGACTGGAGCCAGTGAAAATTTGGAGTCTGAGGCAGAcccctggtccttgctgctgccTGTAGATGGGACTGACAGGTCTGGCCTCTTGCCCCCCCTCTTTAAGGTTCTATCTGATAGGCGAGGTGAGACCCCTAAGCTGCAGCCTGACTCCAGAGCACTCTACTACATGAAAAAGCTCTATAAGACGTATGCTACCAAAGAGGGGGTTCCCAAACCCAGCAGAAGTCACCTCTACAATACCGTCCGCCTCTTCAGTCCCTGTGCCCAGCAAGAGCAGGCTCCCAGCAACCAGGTGACAG gACCGCTGCCAATGGTGGACCTGCTGTTTAACCTGGACCGGGTGACTGCCATGGAACACTTGCTCAAATCGGTCTTGCTATACACTCTGAACAACTCGGCTGCTTCCTCCTCCACTGTGACCTGTATGTGTGACCTTGTGGTAAAGGAGGCCATGTCTTCTGGCAAGGCCCCCCCAAGAGCACCGTACTCGTTCACCCTGAAGAAACACAGATGGATCGAGATTGATGTGACCTCCCTCCTTCAGCCCCTGGTGACCTCCAGCGAGAGGAGCATTCACCTGTCTGTCAACTTTACATGCACAAAAGACCAGGTGCCAGAGGACGGAGTGTTTAGCATGCCTCTCTCAGTGCCTCCTTCCCTCATCTTGTATCTCAACGACACAAGCACCCAGGCCTACCACTCTTGGCAGTCCCTTCAGTCCACCTGGAGGCCTTTACAACATCCCGGCCAGGCCAGTGTGGCTGCCCGTCCCGTGAAAGAGGAGGCTActgaggtggaaagatctccccgGCGCCGTCGAGGGCAGAAAGCCATCCGCTCCGAAGCGAAGGGGCCACTTCTTACAGCATCCTTCAACCTCAGCGAGTACTTCAAACAGTTTCTTTTCCCTCAAAACGAGTGTGAACTCCATGACTTCAGACTGAGTTTTAGTCAGCTCAAATGGGACAACTGGATCGTGGCCCCGCACAGGTACAACCCTAGGTACTGTAAAGGGGACTGTCCCAGGGCGGTCAGGCATCGGTATGGCTCTCCTGTGCACACCATGGTCCAGAATATAATCTATGAGAAGCTGGACCCTTCAGTGCCAAGGCCTTCGTGTGTGCCCGGCAAGTACAGCCCCCTGAGTGTGTTGACCATTGAACCCGACGGCTCCATCGCTTACAAAGAGTATGAAGATATGATAGCTACGAGGTGCACCTGTCGTTAG
- the LOC110305329 gene encoding cytochrome b-c1 complex subunit 8: protein MGREFGNLARIRHVISYSLSPFEQRAFPSYFSKGIPNVLRRTRERILRVAPPFVVVYLIYTWGNQEFEQSKRKNPAMYENDK, encoded by the exons ATGGGCCGCGAGTTTGGGAACCTGGCGCGGATACGGCACGTGATCTCCTACAGCTTGTCGCCCTTTGAGCAGCGCGCCTTCCCAAGCTATTTCAGCAAAGGCATCCCCAACGTGCTGCGCCGCACTCGCGAGCGCATCCTGCGCGTGGCGCCGC CGTTTGTAGTGGTCTACCTGATCTACACATGGGGCAACCAGGAGTTTGAGCAGTCGAAAAGGAAGAATCCAGCCATGTATGAAAATGACAAGTAA